One Ricinus communis isolate WT05 ecotype wild-type chromosome 7, ASM1957865v1, whole genome shotgun sequence genomic region harbors:
- the LOC8283387 gene encoding uncharacterized protein LOC8283387 isoform X2, whose protein sequence is MELVTNWIFNLRQEDMCKLAVIPWRSWFRRNSFIHSRLLIPDEDFVGWAVNFLEEYNTENRKPARFKRDYHCWKPPDYGLLKLDTDAAVHFDKNISGLGMVLRDHKGCVKLVGSYPMKQGLPVEVVEAMAIKCGLSVASSHGLWPSVVESDSLQVVNAICNREVIFSELAAVLSEIFAMLSLNFSCDFKFIFRECNQMANALSKSALNCETEAI, encoded by the exons ATG GAATTGGTGACAAACTGGATTTTCAATCTCCGGCAAGAAGATATGTGTAAACTGGCTGTTATTCCTTGGAGGAGCTGGTTCAGACGGAATAGCTTTATTCACTCCAGATTGTTGATTCCTGATGAAGACTTCGTTGGCTGGGCTGTCAATTTCCTCGAGGAATACAACACGGAAAATCGGAAGCCTGCAAGATTCAAAAGAGACTATCATTGTTGGAAACCTCCTGATTATGGCCTGCTCAAGCTTGACACTGATGCAGCTGTccattttgataaaaatatctcTGGATTGGGAATGGTGTTGCGTGATCACAAAGGTTGTGTGAAGCTTGTAGGATCATATCCAATGAAGCAAGGCCTTCCTGTTGAGGTGGTAGAAGCTATGGCAATCAAATGTGGTCTTTCGGTGGCTTCGAGCCATGGTCTATGGCCTAGTGTGGTTGAGTCAGATTCTCTCCAGGTTGTCAACGCCATTTGCAATCGGGAAGTTATTTTTTCTGAGCTTGCAGCAGTCCTTTCTGAGATATTTGCTATGCTTTCTTTGAATTTCTCTTGTGATTTCAAGTTTATCTTTAGAGAATGTAATCAGATGGCTAATGCTTTGTCCAAATCTGCTCTGAATTGTGAAACTGAGGCTATTTGA
- the LOC8283387 gene encoding uncharacterized protein LOC8283387 isoform X1, which yields MQGNTSKELVTNWIFNLRQEDMCKLAVIPWRSWFRRNSFIHSRLLIPDEDFVGWAVNFLEEYNTENRKPARFKRDYHCWKPPDYGLLKLDTDAAVHFDKNISGLGMVLRDHKGCVKLVGSYPMKQGLPVEVVEAMAIKCGLSVASSHGLWPSVVESDSLQVVNAICNREVIFSELAAVLSEIFAMLSLNFSCDFKFIFRECNQMANALSKSALNCETEAI from the exons atGCAGGGTAACACTTCTAAG GAATTGGTGACAAACTGGATTTTCAATCTCCGGCAAGAAGATATGTGTAAACTGGCTGTTATTCCTTGGAGGAGCTGGTTCAGACGGAATAGCTTTATTCACTCCAGATTGTTGATTCCTGATGAAGACTTCGTTGGCTGGGCTGTCAATTTCCTCGAGGAATACAACACGGAAAATCGGAAGCCTGCAAGATTCAAAAGAGACTATCATTGTTGGAAACCTCCTGATTATGGCCTGCTCAAGCTTGACACTGATGCAGCTGTccattttgataaaaatatctcTGGATTGGGAATGGTGTTGCGTGATCACAAAGGTTGTGTGAAGCTTGTAGGATCATATCCAATGAAGCAAGGCCTTCCTGTTGAGGTGGTAGAAGCTATGGCAATCAAATGTGGTCTTTCGGTGGCTTCGAGCCATGGTCTATGGCCTAGTGTGGTTGAGTCAGATTCTCTCCAGGTTGTCAACGCCATTTGCAATCGGGAAGTTATTTTTTCTGAGCTTGCAGCAGTCCTTTCTGAGATATTTGCTATGCTTTCTTTGAATTTCTCTTGTGATTTCAAGTTTATCTTTAGAGAATGTAATCAGATGGCTAATGCTTTGTCCAAATCTGCTCTGAATTGTGAAACTGAGGCTATTTGA
- the LOC8283387 gene encoding uncharacterized protein LOC8283387 isoform X3 — translation MCKLAVIPWRSWFRRNSFIHSRLLIPDEDFVGWAVNFLEEYNTENRKPARFKRDYHCWKPPDYGLLKLDTDAAVHFDKNISGLGMVLRDHKGCVKLVGSYPMKQGLPVEVVEAMAIKCGLSVASSHGLWPSVVESDSLQVVNAICNREVIFSELAAVLSEIFAMLSLNFSCDFKFIFRECNQMANALSKSALNCETEAI, via the coding sequence ATGTGTAAACTGGCTGTTATTCCTTGGAGGAGCTGGTTCAGACGGAATAGCTTTATTCACTCCAGATTGTTGATTCCTGATGAAGACTTCGTTGGCTGGGCTGTCAATTTCCTCGAGGAATACAACACGGAAAATCGGAAGCCTGCAAGATTCAAAAGAGACTATCATTGTTGGAAACCTCCTGATTATGGCCTGCTCAAGCTTGACACTGATGCAGCTGTccattttgataaaaatatctcTGGATTGGGAATGGTGTTGCGTGATCACAAAGGTTGTGTGAAGCTTGTAGGATCATATCCAATGAAGCAAGGCCTTCCTGTTGAGGTGGTAGAAGCTATGGCAATCAAATGTGGTCTTTCGGTGGCTTCGAGCCATGGTCTATGGCCTAGTGTGGTTGAGTCAGATTCTCTCCAGGTTGTCAACGCCATTTGCAATCGGGAAGTTATTTTTTCTGAGCTTGCAGCAGTCCTTTCTGAGATATTTGCTATGCTTTCTTTGAATTTCTCTTGTGATTTCAAGTTTATCTTTAGAGAATGTAATCAGATGGCTAATGCTTTGTCCAAATCTGCTCTGAATTGTGAAACTGAGGCTATTTGA